The genomic DNA GTACTGTGTTCTGTATAAAAAATGTGGAAGAATCAAACCTTACACAAGAATCTGTCAACCTAACACCCCTTATTCTGATCTCTGAGGGAGACGACACTGCAACGAGCCTTGCGCCTCAATCGCAGGCATCCAAAACTTGATCTGACATTTTAGGGTAGTTCGAAAGGTCCCGTACCGGGACGTTCCAAAGGTCCCACGTAGGTATCTAGCTGGGACGTATCCGAGGGGAATCCGAGTCCGGTTATTGCAGATTGCACATGGGCGACGGCCGCGCTGCATCGTTCAGCACGTTCTCTGAATGCTCGCGGCCGGCGTTCCCCTCGATCGCGCTCAGCCGGGTCTGAACCGGTCGAGGCAGCTCGCGGATTCGAGGCCCATGTTCCAGAACTCGTCGTAGTACTCCTGGTAGGTGAAGGGCCGGTAGGCCAGCGGGTGGCCGTCGTCCACCAGCGCCTCCGCCGGCGCGATCACCGCGTCCGGCGACGGGCAGTAGAACGTCGGCACCGAGATCCGCTCGCTCTCGCTGTTCACGATCACGCGGTGGAGCACGCTCTTGTAGCGGTCGTTGCTCAGTGCCTGCGCAGATAGGTAAGCCCGGTTCAGtacggccggcgccggcggcgccagaTCGATGACGATTCCGCAAGGAAGAAGAACAGGTTCGTCGTCTATGATGTACctgcagctggtcgccgatGTTGATGACCAGCGCGTCGGGCATGGGGTTGACGGCCACCCAGCGGCCGTTGCGCTGAACCTGCAGGCCGGAGACGCCGTCCTGGAGCAGGAGCGTGATGGCATTGGGGTCCTTGTGCCCCGGCAGCCCGTAGGTGAGCTCCGGCTGCGGGCACGGCGGGTAGTAGTTCACCGCCATGTGCTGCGCCTGCCTCCCCATGGCCGTCACCATGTGGCTCCGATCCAGGCCCAGGCTCTCCGATATGGCCTCCAGCAGCCGCAGCGCCAGCGCCCTCGCCTCCGTCGCGTAGGTGCCCACCACTTGCCTGCAGGGCCGAGCAACCAGTGCAACCACCAATTGTCAATTTGCCACGCTGTGCTAAGGGTATTCGAGTTGTCCTAATTAGTTAggcaacgtatctagtgcaaaccaaggacctcgtgcaaatccgtgcaaacctactaaataaagtttcaaaaaattctgaaaaaaatcatgaatgtgcttctcagcttacctcatctatatataaaatttcatggtcaaattcgtcttactctagaagttacaaaaaagacaaattttctgacaacaataatggttcaaatgcatttcaaatttgtcttttttgtaacttctagagtaagacgaatttgaccataaaattttatatatagatgatgtaatctgagaagcacattcatgatttttttcagaattttttgaaactttgtttagtaggtttgcacgggtttacacgaggtccttggtttgcactagatatgttcccaGTTAAGGGTGTATACTGTATCGATATGATCTACTTTCTGAAACAAGTTTTCAATTGCCTGTCTTTTACTCTTTTTTCATTCATGTTTTTCCCCATACAAAGCACCCGTTTGAAATGGAATGGTCAATGTCGAAACATGTACTCGGTTGAAGTTTCTGTTTGATGAGTCCTCCTTGtattaaaaaaaacagagagagagaaaagtatCAGTTTGACAGATTGTCAGGTCATGGTGGTTtggcccttgtttagatgcgtaaaaggaaagatgtaaaatattgtggtattttcgtttgtatttgataattattattcGATTataggttaactaggctcaaaagattcgtctcgcaaattatagacaaattgtataattagttattttgtttaactacatttaatatctcatgcatgcgttcaaagattcgatgtgatgaggaatcttataaagttttgaaattttgaaggggGTTGGTACGAATGGACTAGAGAAAATTCAGAAAGCCGGCCGTACTCCTCCGAACCAAGCGTGAAGTCAGCAGTTGCAGAGACAGAAAGTTAAATCCAGCCAGGCACGAGAAGTACCACACCCTACGGCGGCTCACCTGAACGAGGGCGGGTTGGACGGCCACTGGTCGACGAAGCTCTGGAGCGGGTAGCAATGCAGGCGCAGGAAGTCTCGCCAGTTGCTGACCTTCTCGGTGCGCACGTTGAAGCTGGTGGAGAGCCGGATGGCCTTCTTGGGGTCGTCGGAGTAGCACTTGAGCCGCTCCGACTCCGGCAGGTGGAAGAACTCCCGCGCCACGCGCAGCATCCCCTCCACTACCCCCGCCGGGATTCCGTGGTTCGTCACCTGTATGCATGCCCACACGCGCAGCGCCATTCACGCACGCTAGCCAGTGTCAGTCAAGCTGCTCAAGCAAGTCGATCCTTGGCTGATCGTCCGCCGGCCACATCGGCAGAAGCAGAACGACGACCCGATCGATCaccccggccgggcggcgcatgGCAGCAGCTTGCAGCGAACGTACCATGAAGAAGCCGTCGGATTCGCAGGCCCTGCCGATGGCCTCCACCACCGTGCGGCGCTCGGGCCCGTCGAGCTTGTTGAGGTCGATGAGCGGGATCCCGGCGCCGGATTCGTTGTCGACGCTCGCGAGGTCCGGGCGGTCTCCGACAGGCCTGACGTGGCTCAATGGCACTTGCCCCGTCTGCGCCACGAGATCGCTGAGCAGAGGCTTGGCGATGGTTGGTGCCATGTTTTTACCGCTGGGTAAACAACCCTGGAGCTGGATGGCTGCACGAAGTGCCGTGTGCTGATGATTTTTACCAGCTAGCTGTCGGTGGTTTTTACTCGTGCAACGGTGAATTAGCTAGTGCTGGTGATAGTTTGTTCCGCTCGCCGCTCCATTTATAGGCAACCGGTACTGTGGGAGAGGAGGGAGCCAATTCGCCTAAGGTCCGGTCGGTCCGGCGCCACGATGCGGCGGCTTTGGCAATATTCTAGGAGTACTAGATTGACCGATCGCGATCGAGTCGTCCGTGACCGTTCGCTGTCCTACAGCCGAGATCGAGTTGTTGCTCTCGGATCGCACGCGAAAACGAAACGGGGACAATGCGCGCGGCGGATCATCTCTAGCTATCCAGGTCGATCGTCGACATGTGCCGCGTGGTTAATTCCGGCAGGCGGGAGAATCCAAAGTTCCCCGGACGTCGGCCGCCGACCAGGATTCACTGGTCCTTCCTTCCTGCCGCCGCTGGCACCGTCTAGAGCAGCACCAGCAACTACCCGCGCCTAGCCACGCCACCTGAGCTGCCATGGGCGTGGCGGGTGACGACGGCTCGCCACCGTGCCGCCGACGTCAGCCCGTTCGCCGGCAGAGGATCGGCCCGACACGCATGCAGGCGGTGGGCGGCGTCACTCGGCCCGACGGGCCCCATTTGTGCCACGCATCACCACGATGGATGGAAGATATCGCCCACACGAAACACGGACTATGCAGGACGCACTACCGACACACACGCTCCGATCGACGAGATGCCGTCGCTGTCGCCGCGCCGCGGACGGAGCTCAGGCCGCGGCACGCCGACACGTACGCGCGCGTCGCGGCGGCGCCCACACCCGCATGGCCGCATGTGCCGCGGCGCGGGTGCTAGCCGCTCGCGCACGCCCGGCCAATCGCCAGCGGCCTTTTTCGCTGATCGGCGCCGATCAGCGATCATACGGTTGTTTTGAGCTCGGGCCAATTGCATGCCGCGCCGCAGCCGCAAAACGCAGGGCTGGCAGAGGTGGGGCCGGGCGTGCGCCCCGGCCGCCGTTGCGCTGTTCAGATTGGGGCGCCGGGCCGGCCGGCTGATTCCGCCGCGCGCGGCTGGCCTCACGATCGCGATTCGACCTTTCGCGGCCCCGGGACGGTAGGAGGGGGTGGAGGCGACAAGCAGGGCGTCATCGTCTTGATTGGAACCTGACGCGGCGAGGCCCCCACACCAAATCTGCCGACGTGTGACGGAGGTTGCCCGGCGGATCCGGCCGCTCGCGGCGCTTCGCGATCGGCTAGCTGCCatcccggcgacggcgagggtcgGGGGACGGAGATGCTGAGCTCCGCGGATGATGCTGGAGATGCTGACCTGCTGCCGTCATCCCGGTGACGTTTCTCTACTGACATCATGGCTGCAAAGtgcaaacaattttttttgcccCTTCGTTCTCCTTCCTGCGACAGACCACCACGATGCCTACTTGCCTACTACATGGAGGCTCTAGTAAATGAGGTAGTAGACCCCTAGACGGCACGGGTTCTACCAACACCGGCCGCCTCCCCCTCGTGCTTTATTTTTCCAACACGAATTGCGGCGGCTTttcctttaaaaaaaaacaaaacaaaacttgCGGCGGCTTATTTTACGGCAGCGGGTGGTGCTGCCGGCCCGGCGCTGCAACAAaggcttggctttgcccggCTCCGTCCATCGCCTCTTCTTTTTTCCTATCCCGCGCGTGCGTCGTAGGCGCGGCCGTGGAATGGAATCGTTCCCATGTCTTGAAAGATCTTCCTTGCCATTCAGCAGATGGGGAGAAAGATAGCTGATCGGACCCAGCAATCCACGCTACGAAAATTTTGTTCCGTAGGATTATTCGGTGGTTGAATGATCAGAGTCATAGGCACGTAGCGAGCGGTGCCCGTGCCATATTCTCTCGGATGTCATGCACTTTGGTCGGTATGGGAGAAATGCCCGGTCGCGTCTCCGGTGTATTGTCAGCTttgtgggaaaaagaaaaggaagtgtCAGGTGTTGCCTCATCAGCAATGCGCGTAGCCATTATTTTTATCCAGCGATAACAATTAAAAACGCATGCGTTACTTCCTTACTTAGTTACTTGTGAGGTCAAATATACAGTTGCATAattactactccctccttccctgtttataaggcatacacgtatatcaagattcaaatcttgtcatctttgaccaataatttgactattaaatttttatttttataatgcaaattttatatgattggattcataatcaaatatattttacaatgattataagtttataatcaaaagtgatataatatatgataaataaatggtcaaagtgttgtttagaagaccgtgtcatattccatcatgccttataaacggggaaggaggaagTATATTCGTGGGCACTCTCTGAAACGAAGAGAATTACAATGGGATTGCTAAAGCGAGAGATTTAAATTCCTTTTGccttttttctctccttttgtTTCATGGCAGCCATCTTTTGTGAAAATAAATTATTACCTTTTCTCTTTGATTGGATTTTGTATAATAAGCTGATTCTTTTATCTAAGCATCTTGCTGCGACCGTGTTTCATGCCAAGCTTTGCAATGTGTGTGTGGGGGTGCGTGGGTGTAGTACTACGGTGGGCCCATGCACCTCACGATGGACGTACAAAAATGCTACCTGAACATATTGTAGTGTTGCCAGGACATGTCCCTTTCCCTTTCATGACGATATACCCACTTAACCATTCATTATATTTATAGCATCGGCGCCTTTCTTGAGGTTTTTATGCACAAGAATCTTACTATTCCTGATTAGAGGCTCCGTCAAAGCCACCATATAAAACGATCTAGCATTATAGGTGGATActctaaaaaataaagaaattctaaaaattctcataaaaatcagaaacatcatgtcatcaatttgacaactctaatcatactAATAGttattggatctgttatcttttctaataaattacccaccactaatattatgaaaatagactaaaataaccctctaaacatacatctaaattactcccctctgccattataaaagatTTAAAGAACCCACTAattttcatgtaaattacccaccaatgccattataaaaataatacagattgttagagtatattgagcccgtgtgtatagaggctcatgtataggcattatatatacccacccctctagggttggaggaatacaacaaTTGTTatcctcctacatggtatcaggctagatttttttctctcctctgctctgcagcagccgccaccgccgccatggccggccggccgccggtgctgccccatcctcccctctcctctgctACTGGCGGCTTCCCTGCTCCCGGCGGCGCCCCTCTGCGCTGGCCGCCTGGCCGCCGACACCATGGCCCGCCGCGACTtgggcgcccgccgccgccatcagccCCCTCGACGCTGGGCCGCCGCAGGCCGATGCCGCGACGGATCCGGCCGCCCTCGGTGCGGATCCACCCGCCGCGCTGGGGGCCACCGCCGCACAGCCCTCCCATGCTCGCGTgggcgtcgcgccgccgcccccctctcTGCGTGCGGCTCCGCCTTCCTCTGCGCCCGCCGCCCTCACCCtacttgcgccgccgccgctgcctaggGGCCCTGCCCCCTGGGCGCTGTCGCCACCCAGGGGCGGGGCCCCTTCTCCTAGGCTGCCGCCGCCCAGGGGCGCCACCCAGGCCCCtgcgctgctgctcccctgGACGGCGCTCCCTCCCCTGCCCTGCGCCCTCCATTGGGCCGCCCCTCCCGACGCGTGGGCCACGGGCACGACGCCGCTCCTCTGCTTGCCACCGCTCTGCCTGTGCAGACCGCGGGCGCCGCGGGTGCTGCACGCGCCGCAGgcaccgccgccgacgctgcCATCTCGGCCTggcgtgcgcctgccccggcggccgccgcctctctGCCATGGCGCGCCTCTGCCGCTGCCGGGCTGACCTCTTGCGCTCCTCCAGCCATCCTGGGCGGACCCACAggggcgtggcgtggcgcggcgccgACCTGGCAACCCCTGCGGCTGCTGTGCTGGGAGCTGGTCCTGCCCCTGCCGTTGGATCCACAGCCCGCGACGCCACCGCTGccgtctccctcgccgccgcgcatgccgcgcaggccgtcgcgcccAACACGCAGGCCGCCATCGCGACCGCCGCGCAGGCTCAGGCCGTCGCGCCCCGCagacctggccgccgccgcctttgtggccgccgtcgcgcccgctgCGCAGgacgcgcgggccgccgcctccctcgccgctgcgcacgccgcgcaggccgttGCGCCCAGGGACTCCGCGCGGGCCactgcctccctcgccgctgcGTGGCCTGCGTTCGGGATGccccccgcggccgcgccgaTCACCGCCGTTGCTGCTACTGCCGgagctgctcccctgttcgcgcaGTCCTTCATCGCCAtggggcggccgccgccggtcagcaccgagtggatcgccgactcgggtgcctccttccacaccaccccacatgccggtat from Panicum virgatum strain AP13 chromosome 7N, P.virgatum_v5, whole genome shotgun sequence includes the following:
- the LOC120682559 gene encoding protein DMR6-LIKE OXYGENASE 1-like isoform X1, giving the protein MAPTIAKPLLSDLVAQTGQVPLSHVRPVGDRPDLASVDNESGAGIPLIDLNKLDGPERRTVVEAIGRACESDGFFMVTNHGIPAGVVEGMLRVAREFFHLPESERLKCYSDDPKKAIRLSTSFNVRTEKVSNWRDFLRLHCYPLQSFVDQWPSNPPSFRQVVGTYATEARALALRLLEAISESLGLDRSHMVTAMGRQAQHMAVNYYPPCPQPELTYGLPGHKDPNAITLLLQDGVSGLQVQRNGRWVAVNPMPDALVINIGDQLQVHHRRRTCSSSLRNRHRSGAAGAGRTEPGLPICAGTEQRPLQERAPPRDREQRERADLGADVLLPVAGRGDRAGGGAGGRRPPAGLPALHLPGVLRRVLEHGPRIRELPRPVQTRLSAIEGNAGREHSENVLNDAARPSPMCNLQ
- the LOC120682559 gene encoding protein DMR6-LIKE OXYGENASE 1-like isoform X2, whose protein sequence is MAPTIAKPLLSDLVAQTGQVPLSHVRPVGDRPDLASVDNESGAGIPLIDLNKLDGPERRTVVEAIGRACESDGFFMVTNHGIPAGVVEGMLRVAREFFHLPESERLKCYSDDPKKAIRLSTSFNVRTEKVSNWRDFLRLHCYPLQSFVDQWPSNPPSFRQVVGTYATEARALALRLLEAISESLGLDRSHMVTAMGRQAQHMAVNYYPPCPQPELTYGLPGHKDPNAITLLLQDGVSGLQVQRNGRWVAVNPMPDALVINIGDQLQALSNDRYKSVLHRVIVNSESERISVPTFYCPSPDAVIAPAEALVDDGHPLAYRPFTYQEYYDEFWNMGLESASCLDRFRPG